In Paracoccus fistulariae, a single window of DNA contains:
- a CDS encoding sigma-70 family RNA polymerase sigma factor has product MTASDDLAALLARVALRDRAAFSALYQAASPKLFGICLRILRNKPEAEDALQDIFVKIWHNADRYAASRSSPYAWLNTVARNHAIDLLRARKPGGGDLDLAEQLAADEPSPEESVINASEGRRIDACMEQLPPQRGEAVRLAYVEGDSYIELAERFSVPLNTMRSWLRRSLIQLRECLSHG; this is encoded by the coding sequence ATGACCGCATCCGACGACCTTGCCGCATTGCTGGCGCGCGTTGCCTTGCGTGATCGCGCTGCGTTTTCCGCCCTGTATCAGGCGGCCTCACCGAAACTTTTTGGTATTTGCCTTCGTATCCTCAGAAACAAGCCCGAGGCAGAGGATGCGTTGCAGGACATATTCGTGAAAATCTGGCACAACGCAGACCGCTATGCCGCATCGCGGTCCAGCCCCTATGCCTGGCTGAACACGGTCGCACGCAATCATGCCATCGACCTGCTGCGCGCCCGCAAACCCGGCGGGGGGGATCTGGACCTTGCCGAGCAACTTGCCGCCGATGAGCCTTCGCCCGAGGAAAGCGTCATCAACGCCTCGGAAGGGCGTCGCATCGACGCCTGCATGGAGCAACTGCCCCCGCAGCGGGGCGAGGCCGTGCGTTTGGCCTATGTCGAAGGTGACAGCTATATCGAACTGGCCGAAAGGTTCTCGGTCCCGCTGAATACGATGCGCAGCTGGCTGCGCCGAAGCCTGATCCAGCTGCGCGAGTGTCTGTCCCATGGCTGA
- a CDS encoding fasciclin domain-containing protein, with translation MNFLKTSIAAATIAFGGAAFADDMNKMSGDMPATVVDIVVGSDDHETLEAAVTAAGLVETLSGEGPYTVFAPTDAAFAALPEGALEDALKPENKEMLTKILGCHVVDTKAMAADVVKMVEDGDGMAEVTTIGNCRLKLSVDGDMVKINEGATVTAADLAAGNGVVHVIDAVLMPAM, from the coding sequence ATGAACTTTCTGAAAACCTCGATTGCAGCCGCGACCATTGCTTTCGGCGGTGCCGCCTTTGCAGATGACATGAACAAGATGTCCGGCGATATGCCCGCAACTGTCGTCGATATCGTCGTCGGTTCCGACGATCATGAAACTCTGGAAGCCGCAGTGACCGCCGCCGGCCTGGTCGAGACGCTGTCGGGTGAAGGCCCCTACACCGTGTTTGCACCGACCGATGCCGCCTTTGCCGCATTGCCCGAAGGTGCGCTGGAAGACGCCCTGAAGCCCGAGAACAAGGAAATGCTGACCAAGATTCTGGGCTGCCATGTGGTTGATACCAAGGCGATGGCTGCTGACGTCGTGAAGATGGTCGAAGATGGCGACGGCATGGCCGAAGTCACCACCATCGGCAATTGCCGCCTGAAGCTGTCGGTTGATGGCGATATGGTCAAGATCAACGAAGGCGCGACCGTCACCGCCGCCGATCTGGCTGCCGGCAACGGTGTGGTTCATGTCATCGACGCGGTGCTGATGCCCGCGATGTAA
- a CDS encoding ATP-binding protein translates to MRVGLWQRLMMLVLGTVMLMWFALAATNLVFARFQRDFAEIATAQVPRIALTGEIASQSARLTTLATRIIGDEGASDGLIEELGDVSASLEASLAGAVTDSSAGNSAMITDLRDRIAALVPLTERRRQQAEEMAGRLDALRWLNVDIQDEIDPLLSDYDFNIRAKMLEIEDAQDGPSRELLLQQIAAERVLRDEVLQLGTDAGTVVTLLLQSAVSQSQGQIDQLSGLGLDMQARLTERISRLPEGIEFLTLRQSVELLRQSFDLQKGLLALRSQMLELDARIFQEIGLIQQGLTDLQNRLSQLGEAEKHQALSAISSGVTSARWTMAALAALTLLLGAAGITLIFGVMRRRIVMPLRALTSRMLELSESSGTRLRRMPRQDEIGRIRTAVDDFARAIEARDSAISELKQTQADLVQTGKMAALGNLSAGISHELNQPLTALRYRLMLLDDARQSGNTEEAERQLNRIADLTGRMQAIIAHLVRFARRADSQREPVALARVVEDATDLLKTRFDVAAIRPQIGPGIEGITVLGVAVLIEQVVVNLLTNALDAVADQPDGRITVDAAPDGQMIALSVTDNGTGLGDLHPEDALNPFVTTKSAGRGMGLGLSISYNIAKDMGGDLRLVPARGGGVSANLLLQKVE, encoded by the coding sequence ATGCGTGTCGGATTGTGGCAGCGGCTGATGATGCTGGTTCTGGGCACGGTCATGCTGATGTGGTTCGCTTTGGCGGCCACCAATCTGGTCTTTGCCCGTTTCCAGCGCGATTTCGCAGAGATTGCGACGGCGCAGGTTCCCCGGATCGCGCTGACCGGCGAAATCGCCAGCCAATCGGCGCGGCTGACGACGCTGGCCACGCGGATCATCGGGGATGAGGGCGCATCGGACGGGCTGATCGAAGAGTTGGGCGATGTCTCGGCCAGTCTGGAGGCTTCGCTTGCCGGGGCCGTGACGGATAGCTCGGCCGGAAATTCCGCCATGATCACCGATCTGCGCGACCGGATCGCGGCGCTGGTCCCGCTGACCGAACGGCGGCGCCAGCAGGCCGAAGAGATGGCCGGACGGCTGGATGCGCTGCGCTGGCTGAACGTGGATATCCAGGATGAGATTGACCCGTTGCTCAGCGATTACGATTTCAATATCCGCGCCAAGATGCTGGAAATCGAAGATGCGCAGGACGGGCCAAGCCGCGAATTGCTGCTGCAGCAGATCGCCGCTGAACGCGTGCTGCGCGATGAAGTGCTGCAACTGGGCACGGATGCGGGCACCGTGGTGACGCTGTTGCTGCAATCCGCCGTCAGCCAAAGCCAGGGCCAGATAGATCAGTTAAGCGGTTTGGGTCTGGACATGCAGGCCCGCCTGACCGAGCGGATTTCCCGCCTGCCCGAGGGGATCGAATTCCTGACGCTGCGCCAATCGGTCGAATTGCTGCGCCAGTCCTTCGACCTGCAAAAGGGCCTTTTGGCCCTGCGCAGCCAGATGCTGGAACTGGACGCCCGGATCTTTCAGGAAATCGGGCTGATCCAGCAAGGGCTGACCGATCTGCAAAACCGCCTGTCCCAACTGGGCGAGGCCGAGAAGCATCAGGCCCTGTCCGCGATCAGCAGCGGCGTCACCTCGGCCCGCTGGACCATGGCCGCGCTGGCGGCGCTGACGCTTCTGCTGGGGGCTGCGGGGATCACGCTGATCTTCGGGGTGATGCGCCGACGGATCGTCATGCCGCTGCGGGCCCTGACCTCAAGAATGCTGGAGCTTTCGGAATCCTCGGGGACCCGATTGCGCCGTATGCCGCGTCAGGATGAGATCGGGCGCATCCGCACCGCCGTCGATGATTTCGCCCGCGCGATCGAGGCCCGCGACAGCGCCATTTCCGAGCTGAAACAGACCCAGGCCGATCTGGTGCAGACCGGCAAGATGGCCGCGCTTGGCAATCTGTCGGCCGGGATCAGCCACGAATTGAACCAGCCGCTGACCGCGCTGCGATATCGCCTGATGCTGCTGGACGATGCCCGGCAGTCAGGCAATACCGAAGAGGCAGAGCGTCAGTTGAACCGCATCGCCGATCTGACGGGCCGGATGCAGGCCATCATCGCGCATCTGGTCCGCTTTGCCCGCCGCGCCGACAGCCAGCGAGAGCCGGTCGCGCTCGCGCGCGTGGTCGAGGATGCCACCGACCTGCTGAAAACCCGTTTTGACGTGGCTGCCATTCGCCCGCAGATCGGCCCGGGGATCGAGGGCATCACCGTCCTTGGCGTTGCCGTGCTGATCGAACAGGTGGTCGTGAACCTGCTGACCAATGCGCTGGATGCCGTTGCCGATCAGCCCGACGGGCGGATCACCGTGGACGCCGCCCCAGACGGTCAGATGATCGCGCTGTCGGTCACGGATAACGGCACCGGTCTGGGCGATCTGCATCCCGAAGACGCGCTGAACCCGTTTGTCACCACCAAGAGCGCGGGGCGCGGCATGGGCCTTGGCCTGTCAATTTCCTATAATATCGCGAAGGATATGGGTGGCGATCTGCGCCTTGTTCCCGCCCGTGGCGGCGGCGTCAGCGCAAATCTGCTGCTGCAGAAAGTGGAGTGA
- a CDS encoding ABC transporter substrate-binding protein, with product MALAAPTAAVAQTLRIITSLPPSLTDPLIAGFRDAHPGIEVLVLNKNTNSALSEVIRGNSRQFDIFWVSAPEPFALIKARSGFSTTGCEAAGTDGYVPFAFSSIGWARRSGNEVFMPGTWDDLLLPAYRGKIGMALPSRSGTSHMMVERFLQVRGWEEGWSFLLALSQNLATLSARSFGVIEGIEAGRFDIGLTIDFLAQTQSGLDFRYGQPVMVFPAQIGLLTGGGQPVAACDFLGFVTSDQGQRILLQPEVGRIPASPAIRDAAGDAIPDALDLAIHRSWQGYDAELAQARYWSVNMIFELFIADLLPRRRNMFARIDALEGAVEAAELASLRRELSRVPIAETEALPSALNANPGYASDLIRMNEAQQEARQRWAAAAKAQLDAVDLALTRLEAPKP from the coding sequence ATGGCGCTGGCCGCACCCACTGCGGCCGTCGCGCAGACCCTTCGGATCATCACCTCTTTGCCGCCCTCGCTGACCGATCCGCTGATTGCCGGATTTCGCGACGCGCATCCCGGGATCGAGGTGCTGGTCCTGAACAAGAATACCAATTCCGCCCTGTCCGAGGTGATCCGCGGCAACAGTCGCCAATTCGACATCTTCTGGGTCTCTGCCCCCGAACCTTTCGCGCTGATCAAGGCAAGATCCGGGTTCAGCACCACGGGATGCGAGGCCGCCGGGACGGATGGCTATGTGCCCTTTGCCTTCTCCTCGATCGGGTGGGCGCGCAGGTCAGGGAATGAGGTCTTCATGCCCGGCACCTGGGACGACCTGCTTCTGCCGGCCTATCGCGGCAAGATCGGCATGGCGCTGCCGTCACGCTCGGGCACATCGCATATGATGGTCGAGCGTTTCCTGCAGGTCCGGGGATGGGAGGAAGGCTGGAGCTTCCTTCTGGCGCTGTCGCAGAATCTGGCGACGCTCAGCGCGCGCAGCTTTGGCGTGATCGAGGGGATCGAGGCCGGCCGGTTCGACATCGGGCTGACCATCGATTTTCTGGCGCAGACCCAGAGCGGGCTTGATTTCCGCTATGGTCAGCCGGTGATGGTCTTTCCCGCCCAGATCGGCCTGCTGACGGGCGGCGGACAGCCCGTTGCCGCCTGCGACTTCCTGGGCTTCGTGACCTCGGATCAGGGGCAGCGGATCCTGTTGCAGCCAGAGGTCGGGCGGATCCCGGCCTCGCCCGCGATCCGCGATGCTGCCGGTGACGCCATTCCCGACGCGCTGGACCTTGCCATCCATCGCAGCTGGCAGGGCTATGACGCCGAACTGGCCCAGGCGCGCTATTGGTCGGTGAACATGATTTTCGAGCTGTTCATCGCGGATCTGCTGCCACGCAGGCGCAACATGTTCGCGCGGATCGACGCGCTGGAAGGCGCGGTCGAGGCGGCCGAACTTGCCAGCCTGCGGCGCGAACTGTCCCGCGTCCCGATTGCCGAGACCGAGGCCCTGCCCAGCGCGCTGAATGCCAATCCCGGCTATGCCAGCGACCTGATCCGCATGAACGAAGCGCAGCAAGAGGCGCGCCAGCGATGGGCCGCAGCCGCGAAGGCGCAGCTTGACGCGGTCGATCTGGCCCTGACCCGGCTGGAGGCCCCGAAGCCGTGA
- a CDS encoding enoyl-CoA hydratase-related protein: protein MFDTIETETDGRVATIRFNRPDRLNALNTQVMEEVLEAATGFDADPGIGCLILTGKGRAFAAGADIGELAVQDYTSMYASNFFAGWDRFAGLRLPKLAAVNGFALGGGCEVAMMCDIILAADSARFGQPEIKIGCIPGIGGTQRLTRLIGRARAMDLILTGRMITAPEALQMGLISRVVPADDLAEAAMTTAREIAGYPRDIAMMARACVNMAEQGALESGLRFERQMYHALYGSDAQQEGMAAFLEKRPPRFNGA from the coding sequence ATGTTTGACACCATCGAAACCGAAACCGATGGCCGCGTCGCCACGATCCGCTTCAATCGTCCTGACAGGCTGAACGCGCTGAACACGCAGGTCATGGAAGAGGTGCTGGAGGCCGCGACCGGTTTTGATGCCGATCCCGGGATCGGCTGCCTGATCCTGACGGGCAAGGGCCGCGCCTTTGCCGCAGGCGCCGATATCGGCGAACTGGCAGTGCAGGATTACACCAGCATGTATGCCAGCAATTTCTTTGCCGGGTGGGATCGCTTCGCGGGTCTTCGCCTGCCGAAACTGGCGGCGGTGAATGGCTTTGCCCTTGGCGGCGGATGCGAGGTGGCGATGATGTGCGACATCATCCTGGCCGCCGACAGTGCCCGGTTCGGACAGCCGGAAATCAAGATCGGCTGCATTCCCGGCATCGGCGGCACGCAGCGCCTGACCCGTCTGATCGGGCGCGCAAGGGCGATGGATCTGATCCTGACCGGCCGCATGATTACCGCGCCCGAGGCGCTTCAGATGGGCTTGATCAGCCGTGTCGTCCCTGCCGATGACCTGGCCGAAGCCGCCATGACCACGGCCCGCGAAATCGCCGGTTACCCGCGCGACATCGCGATGATGGCAAGGGCCTGCGTGAATATGGCCGAACAGGGGGCGCTGGAATCCGGGCTGCGGTTCGAACGGCAGATGTATCACGCCCTTTACGGCTCGGACGCGCAGCAAGAGGGGATGGCCGCCTTTCTGGAAAAGCGCCCGCCACGTTTCAACGGGGCGTGA
- a CDS encoding AMP-binding protein has translation MQDLASETRFQRRDPIPLALKTGLPSPLSPGLQALSPLDRDRFYSFGWGTTEKPRFATILAGFSHYAALQPDAVAAEYQGSSITYGALDLASNRLANLLADQGVRRGQVVGLYLQRSLEMLVGILAVMKVGAAYAPQHVGVAPTEGLRHIARITRARVLLTLSSLREAVPAEAGKQTLICIDEVMDDPSLPDTAPEGPRFTLHPEDRAMILFTSGTTGVPNGVQVTHKNLCNILHTRPGNLGMRPGLRVGQILSIAFDMAAWEVLGALSNGATLVIRGKSIAETAEKVDILICTPSILNTLDVDRCRQIRVAAVAGEPCPRGLADRWSQFCTFYNSCGPTETTIINTAEPHSAHKAALTIGRPTPNNTVYILGEDLNPLPIGEKGQMWAGGDCVTAGYLANPDLTAERYRPDPFRPGHMMFNTRDLGAWTEDGELLHFGRVDDLVKIAGFRVELDGVSRALEAAGGCTRAVTLKYDDRNLVSFISPATADPEQATQSVADSLPYYNVPTLVMALPELPRTPRGKIDKRLLLEMAKAEIALRALELK, from the coding sequence ATGCAAGATCTGGCATCCGAGACACGGTTTCAGCGGCGCGACCCGATTCCCCTGGCCCTGAAAACCGGGCTTCCATCGCCGCTGTCACCGGGACTGCAGGCGCTGAGCCCGCTTGATCGCGACCGGTTTTACAGCTTTGGCTGGGGGACCACGGAAAAGCCGCGCTTTGCCACGATCCTGGCGGGGTTCAGCCATTATGCGGCGCTGCAGCCCGATGCCGTCGCGGCGGAGTATCAGGGCAGTTCGATCACCTATGGCGCGCTTGATCTGGCGTCGAACCGGCTGGCCAATCTGCTGGCGGATCAGGGCGTCAGGCGCGGTCAGGTGGTCGGGCTGTACCTTCAACGCTCTCTTGAGATGCTGGTCGGGATTCTGGCCGTGATGAAGGTCGGCGCCGCCTATGCCCCGCAGCATGTCGGCGTGGCGCCCACCGAAGGGCTGCGCCATATCGCCCGGATCACAAGGGCCAGGGTGCTGCTGACGCTGTCCTCACTGCGCGAGGCCGTTCCGGCAGAGGCAGGCAAGCAAACGCTGATCTGCATTGATGAGGTGATGGACGATCCGTCCCTGCCCGACACCGCCCCCGAAGGCCCGCGCTTCACGCTTCACCCCGAAGACCGGGCGATGATCCTGTTCACATCGGGCACCACCGGCGTGCCGAATGGCGTGCAGGTCACCCACAAGAACCTGTGCAATATCCTGCACACACGCCCCGGCAATCTGGGCATGCGGCCCGGCCTGCGTGTGGGGCAGATCCTGTCCATCGCCTTTGACATGGCTGCATGGGAGGTGTTGGGCGCGCTGTCCAATGGTGCCACGCTGGTCATTCGCGGCAAATCCATCGCCGAGACGGCGGAAAAGGTGGATATCCTGATCTGCACGCCCTCGATCCTGAACACGCTGGATGTCGATCGTTGCCGCCAGATCCGCGTGGCCGCCGTTGCCGGTGAGCCCTGCCCGCGTGGGCTGGCCGATAGATGGTCGCAATTTTGCACCTTCTACAATTCTTGCGGCCCGACCGAGACGACCATCATCAACACGGCCGAACCCCACAGCGCCCATAAGGCCGCCCTGACCATCGGCCGCCCGACGCCAAACAACACCGTCTACATTCTGGGCGAAGATTTGAACCCGCTGCCCATTGGCGAAAAGGGGCAGATGTGGGCGGGCGGCGATTGCGTGACGGCGGGCTATCTGGCCAATCCCGACCTGACGGCCGAGCGCTATCGCCCCGATCCGTTCCGCCCCGGCCATATGATGTTCAATACCCGCGATCTGGGCGCCTGGACCGAGGATGGAGAGCTTCTGCATTTCGGCCGCGTCGATGATCTGGTCAAGATCGCGGGCTTCCGGGTCGAGCTTGACGGCGTGTCCCGGGCCTTGGAGGCCGCCGGCGGCTGCACGCGCGCCGTCACGCTGAAATATGACGACCGCAATCTGGTCAGCTTCATTTCCCCTGCCACGGCAGACCCGGAACAGGCCACGCAATCGGTGGCCGACAGCCTGCCCTATTACAATGTTCCGACGCTGGTGATGGCGCTGCCAGAACTGCCGCGCACCCCGCGCGGCAAGATCGACAAGCGGCTGTTGCTGGAAATGGCAAAAGCAGAGATCGCCCTGCGCGCGCTGGAGCTGAAATAA
- a CDS encoding tryptophan-rich sensory protein codes for MTMKFRAWAVLILAVAFALSPLASDGFNGFTKDQFPVVLDHWPAQPAGWAFSIWGVIYLWLIAGLAYGALRRAEDPDWQAARPALALSLAVGVPWIAVANARPILATVMIIVMAGGAITALLRSGRKDRIWQAGPIGLYAGWLTAASAVAMAVTLSGYGLLSGMASALLLLALALIVALSVQAQRPEIASYPIAVGWALIGIIAANADATYWPVALLAAVGLVALVWRFFRGRRQAA; via the coding sequence ATGACGATGAAATTCCGGGCCTGGGCCGTCCTGATCCTGGCGGTCGCCTTCGCGCTGTCCCCGCTGGCCAGTGATGGCTTCAACGGATTCACCAAGGATCAGTTTCCGGTGGTTCTGGACCATTGGCCCGCCCAACCCGCAGGCTGGGCCTTTTCGATCTGGGGCGTGATTTACCTGTGGCTGATCGCGGGTCTGGCCTATGGCGCACTTCGCCGGGCCGAGGATCCAGACTGGCAGGCCGCGCGCCCTGCCCTTGCGCTGTCGCTGGCTGTCGGCGTGCCCTGGATCGCCGTCGCCAATGCCCGTCCGATCCTCGCGACCGTGATGATTATCGTGATGGCCGGCGGCGCGATCACCGCCTTGCTGCGCAGCGGTCGCAAGGACCGGATCTGGCAGGCAGGTCCGATAGGGCTTTACGCAGGCTGGCTGACGGCGGCCTCAGCGGTCGCAATGGCCGTGACGCTGTCGGGCTATGGGCTTCTTTCGGGCATGGCTTCGGCGCTGCTTTTGCTTGCGCTTGCGTTGATCGTCGCGCTGTCTGTCCAGGCGCAGCGGCCCGAAATCGCCAGCTATCCCATCGCGGTCGGATGGGCCCTGATCGGCATTATCGCGGCCAATGCCGATGCCACCTACTGGCCGGTCGCATTGCTGGCGGCTGTCGGGCTGGTCGCGCTGGTCTGGCGCTTCTTTCGCGGAAGGCGACAGGCCGCGTGA
- a CDS encoding anti-sigma factor has product MADPRDIASAGEYVLGTMPLAERQAFAQRLREDEDLAQEVARWQSHFAPLDDEIDPVTPPPQVWNDLQKRLFDEAPKPAGVSPFWRWLGLGGSLAAAALAAVIWLSPEPPGSDGLWVSDMVSEDGSVRLAALYDEDSGEMRVSVGGKAPAEGRDWELWLIQGDRDPISLGVMPHQGNAAMPIPEELRLLIADATLAITDEPAGGSPQGVATGPVVAAAPLRRI; this is encoded by the coding sequence ATGGCTGATCCGCGCGACATCGCCAGTGCGGGCGAATATGTGCTGGGGACGATGCCCCTTGCTGAAAGACAGGCCTTTGCGCAGCGCCTGCGCGAGGATGAAGATCTGGCGCAAGAGGTTGCCCGCTGGCAGTCCCATTTTGCGCCGCTGGATGATGAGATCGACCCGGTGACCCCGCCGCCGCAAGTCTGGAACGACCTGCAAAAGCGGCTGTTTGATGAGGCGCCAAAGCCTGCGGGCGTGTCGCCGTTCTGGCGCTGGCTGGGTCTTGGCGGCTCGCTGGCCGCGGCGGCCCTGGCTGCGGTGATCTGGCTGTCGCCGGAACCGCCGGGGTCGGACGGGCTGTGGGTCTCGGATATGGTGTCCGAGGATGGCTCGGTCCGGCTGGCCGCGCTTTATGACGAAGATAGCGGAGAGATGCGCGTCTCGGTCGGCGGTAAGGCCCCGGCCGAGGGGCGGGATTGGGAGCTTTGGCTGATCCAGGGCGACCGCGATCCGATCTCGCTGGGGGTGATGCCGCATCAGGGCAATGCCGCCATGCCGATCCCCGAAGAGCTGCGCCTGCTGATCGCCGACGCGACGCTGGCGATTACGGACGAACCGGCAGGCGGATCGCCGCAGGGCGTCGCCACCGGCCCGGTGGTCGCCGCCGCGCCCCTGCGCCGCATCTGA
- a CDS encoding DUF6502 family protein, translating into MSSNSPDLFSDVLADLLAPLAQALVAQGMTLASATEALKQALCNAAIVAEGEGVSDSRISILTGLHRKDVRRLRSHEPVVPGRKTANRMALLIGHWATDPDFQGQDGRPRALPRESADERPAFNDLVRRLRLDMAPGSMLQALIDQGAVFQDEDGLLHLASDALVPEVGAQELVAAYHATLATHMAAATQNLLAQKGARRQFDRVLRYSHLSDASVAELDRLARDEAQSFLTRLNARAHELQQRDAEHGARGRFAAGAYILPTPDAAEKDAE; encoded by the coding sequence TTGAGCAGCAATTCGCCGGATCTGTTTTCTGACGTGCTTGCAGATTTGCTGGCGCCGCTTGCGCAGGCGCTGGTCGCGCAGGGAATGACGCTGGCATCCGCGACCGAGGCGTTGAAGCAGGCATTGTGCAACGCGGCGATCGTTGCGGAAGGCGAGGGCGTTTCCGACAGCCGGATCAGCATTCTGACCGGCCTGCACCGCAAGGATGTCCGTCGCCTTCGGTCCCATGAGCCGGTCGTGCCGGGTCGTAAGACCGCCAACCGGATGGCGCTGCTGATCGGGCATTGGGCGACGGATCCGGATTTTCAGGGGCAGGACGGCAGACCACGCGCCCTGCCACGCGAAAGCGCCGACGAAAGACCGGCCTTCAACGATCTGGTGCGGCGGTTACGGCTGGATATGGCGCCCGGATCGATGCTGCAGGCGCTGATCGATCAGGGCGCGGTGTTTCAGGATGAGGATGGGTTGCTGCATCTGGCCTCGGACGCGCTGGTGCCGGAAGTCGGGGCGCAAGAGCTGGTCGCGGCCTATCACGCCACGCTGGCCACACATATGGCGGCGGCGACGCAGAACCTGCTGGCACAAAAGGGCGCGCGGCGGCAGTTTGACCGGGTGCTTCGATATTCCCATCTCAGCGATGCCTCGGTCGCGGAACTGGACCGGCTTGCCCGCGACGAGGCGCAGTCATTTCTGACACGGCTCAACGCCCGCGCGCATGAATTGCAACAGCGCGATGCGGAACATGGCGCGCGGGGCCGCTTTGCCGCAGGTGCCTATATCCTGCCGACGCCGGACGCAGCAGAGAAGGACGCAGAATGA
- a CDS encoding DUF5666 domain-containing protein, producing MSWHRVFLTVLIGLFSITFALADNDDADREGGIIGTGILGTITDLGSIYVNGQHIRFDPDFAIAEGVSVTTADELQPGHTVAVVATAEGDDWRAADIRQVVPLVGPVQAKSDVVLQIMGTTVLADAALLQTIQPGDWIAVSGLWQSRQVIATRLDPVDPGTPARIEGTALDYEVGQPLRIGGTQITGLVPQHIQQGDVLRVTGAADAATLKAQRLETGVFAATPQVVFSEGYFSVPTASGLYTLLGADVVSYTDNPGMIDPSARQLVCSNDGRLFPAPADQLAPQEIASILTKCASGVAW from the coding sequence ATGAGTTGGCATCGAGTTTTCCTGACTGTGCTGATCGGCCTCTTTTCGATCACCTTTGCTTTGGCTGACAATGACGATGCAGACCGGGAAGGGGGGATCATCGGCACCGGTATCCTTGGCACGATCACCGATCTTGGCAGCATCTATGTCAATGGACAGCATATCCGTTTTGACCCTGACTTTGCCATTGCCGAGGGGGTATCGGTAACGACGGCCGATGAATTGCAGCCGGGCCACACCGTCGCCGTGGTCGCGACTGCTGAGGGCGATGACTGGCGCGCGGCCGATATCCGGCAGGTCGTGCCGCTGGTCGGGCCTGTTCAGGCGAAATCGGATGTGGTTCTGCAGATCATGGGAACGACGGTCCTTGCAGATGCGGCCTTGTTGCAGACCATCCAGCCGGGCGACTGGATCGCCGTCAGCGGCCTGTGGCAGTCTCGGCAGGTTATCGCGACCCGTCTTGATCCGGTCGATCCCGGCACCCCGGCCCGGATCGAAGGCACGGCGCTGGATTACGAGGTGGGACAGCCGCTGCGGATCGGCGGAACCCAGATCACGGGGCTTGTGCCACAGCATATTCAGCAGGGCGACGTCCTGCGCGTCACAGGTGCTGCCGACGCCGCCACGCTGAAGGCCCAGCGGCTGGAAACAGGCGTCTTCGCGGCGACGCCGCAGGTCGTCTTTTCCGAGGGGTATTTCTCTGTGCCGACGGCCTCGGGGCTTTACACACTGCTGGGGGCGGATGTTGTGTCCTACACGGATAATCCGGGGATGATCGACCCTTCGGCCCGGCAACTTGTCTGCAGCAATGATGGCAGGCTGTTCCCCGCACCCGCCGATCAACTGGCGCCACAGGAGATTGCCTCGATCCTCACGAAATGCGCATCGGGCGTGGCATGGTGA